A single genomic interval of Panthera tigris isolate Pti1 chromosome E3, P.tigris_Pti1_mat1.1, whole genome shotgun sequence harbors:
- the FLYWCH1 gene encoding FLYWCH-type zinc finger-containing protein 1 isoform X2, with product MGTVALPLVCKGRSPWTARFPTREEEEEEKSVCWGLSVAWGTDHRPRMPLPEPSEQEGESVKAGQEPSPESPEPGTDVVPAAPTKPKEFSKLVLLAASTENVDEVDSQPKGGHCVMSLELSRPDTLARTPQILPVEEQAGTVQPTPQVPEHKRSKPDTAALTPLEFLRTPFGGRLLVLECFLYKQEKAVGDKVYWKCREHSELGCRGRAITRGPRATAMRGHCHPPDEEGLEARRRRQKLPSPALPEGPGGPEGPGGQVEEPLEGVGPWLCPEEPEPAPGLVLSKPATEEDEGLRALSLLSLPPKKRPTLGTGEPRPLEFLRTCYGGQFLVHQCFLYKREKAVGDKVYWTCRDHALHGCRSRAITQGQRVTVMRGHCHPPDVEGLEARRQQEKAMETLQARPGGPGGQVDELLSRSGPGPLTLGRARPRKRAKVLPAQPPALQGASAGDQEDDLGGPEFLRTPLGGSFLVYESFLYRREKAAGEKVYWTCRDQARMGCRSRAITQGRRVTVMRGHCHPPDLGGLEALRQREKRPGAAQRGSPGGPEFLRTPLGGSFLVYESFLYRREKAAGEKVYWTCRDQARMGCRSRAITQGQRVMVMRRHCHPPDLGGLEALRQREQIPSPAQREGSGTLQPLEFLRTSLGGRFLVYESFLYRKEKAAGDKVYWMCRDQARLGCRSRAITQGQLVTVMRSHCHLPDLAGLEALRQRERRPGAAQQEDPGGDRAGGQRWEYQRAVGISWLPAQGSDTSGHWRHLDLRALAFLPFQNLLPLLSTGSFS from the exons ATGGGGACGGTGGCTCTCCCTCTCGTGTGTAAAG GACGGAGCCCCTGGACTGCCAGGTTCCCTAcccgggaggaggaggaagaggagaaatccGTCTGCTGGGGCCTGAGCGTGGCCTGGGGGACCGACCATCGTCCCAGGATGCCCCTTCCCGAGCCCAGCGAGCAGGAGGGTGAGAGTGTGAAGGCTGGCCAGGAGCCGTCCCCGGAGTCCCCTGAGCCAGGGACCGATGTCGTCCCCGCCGCCCCCACGAAGCCCAAAGAGTTCTCCAAACTGGTCCTGCTGGCAGCCTCCACAGAGAATGTGGACGAGGTGGACTCCCAGCCCAAAGGAGGGCACTGTGTCATGTCCCTGGAGTTGTCTCGCCCTGACACACTAGCCAGGACCCCCCAGATCCTGCCAGTGGAGGAGCAAGCGGGCACAGTCCAGCCAACCCCCCAGGTCCCTGAGCATAAACGCAGCAAGCCAGACACAG caGCCCTCACGCCCCTGGAGTTCCTGAGGACCCCTTTCGGGGGCCGCCTCCTGGTGCTCGAGTGCTTCCTGTACAAGCAGGAGAAGGCCGTGGGGGACAAGGTGTACTGGAAGTGCCGCGAGCACTCTGAGCTGGGCTGCCGGGGCCGGGCCATCACCCGGGGCCCGCGGGCCACAGCGATGCGCGGCCACTGCCACCCGCCTGATGAGGAGGGCCTGGAGGCCCGGCGCCGGAGACAGAagctgcccagcccagccctgcctgaaGGCCCGGGGGGTCCGGAGGGCCCCGGAGGCCAAGTGGAAGAGCCACTGGAAGGGGTGGGCCCGTGGCTGTGCCCTGAGGAGCCGGAGCCCGCCCCTGGCTTGGTGCTGAGCAAGCCGGCCACAGAGGAGGATGAGGGCCTACGAGCCCTGTCGCTGCTGAGCTTGCCCCCCAAGAAACGGCCGACGCTGGGGACCG GAGAACCCCGGCCCCTGGAGTTCCTGAGGACTTGCTACGGGGGCCAGTTCCTGGTGCACCAGTGCTTCCTGTACAAGCGAGAGAAGGCCGTGGGCGACAAGGTGTACTGGACGTGCCGGGACCACGCTCTGCACGGCTGCCGCAGCCGGGCCATCACCCAGGGCCAGCGGGTGACCGTGATGCGCGGCCACTGCCACCCGCCGGACGTGGAGGGCCTGGAGGCCCGGCGGCAGCAAGAGAAGGCCATGGAGACGCTGCAGGCCCGGCCGGGCGGGCCCGGGGGCCAAGTGGACGAGCTGCTGTCCCGCAGCGGGCCCGGGCCCCTGACTCTCGGCAGAGCCCGGCCTAGAAAGCGCGCAAAGGTCCTTCCGGCCCAGCCCCCGGCCCTGCAGGGCGCCTCCGCCGGGGACCAGGAGGATGACCTGG GAGGCCCCGAGTTCCTGAGGACCCCTCTGGGGGGCAGCTTCCTGGTGTACGAGTCCTTCCTGTACAGGCGGGAGAAGGCGGCCGGGGAGAAGGTGTACTGGACGTGCCGGGACCAGGCCCGCATGGGCTGCCGCAGCCGCGCCATCACCCAGGGCCGGCGGGTGACTGTGATGCGCGGCCACTGCCACCCTCCTGACCTTGGGGGCCTGGAGGCCCTGAGGCAGCGGGAGAAGCGCCCTGGTGCGGCCCAGCGGGGGAGCCCAG GAGGCCCCGAGTTCCTGAGGACCCCTCTGGGGGGCAGCTTCCTGGTGTACGAGTCCTTCCTGTACAGGCGGGAGAAGGCGGCCGGGGAGAAGGTGTACTGGACGTGCCGGGACCAGGCCCGCATGGGCTGCCGCAGCCGCGCCATCACCCAGGGCCAGCGGGTGATGGTGATGCGCAGACACTGTCACCCGCCCGACCTGGGGGGCCTGGAGGCCCTGAGGCAGCGGGAGCAgatccccagcccagcccagagggAAGGCTCAG GAACGCTGCAGCCTCTGGAGTTCCTGCGGACTTCGCTCGGGGGCCGGTTCCTGGTGTACGAGTCCTTCCTCTACCGGAAGGAGAAGGCGGCCGGGGACAAGGTGTACTGGATGTGCCGGGACCAGGCCCGGCTGGGCTGCCGCAGCCGCGCCATCACCCAGGGCCAGCTGGTGACGGTGATGCGTAGCCACTGCCACCTGCCTGACCTGGCGGGCCTGGAGGCCCTGAGGCAGCGGGAGCGGCGCCCCGGCGCGGCCCAGCAGGAGGACCCAGGTGGAGACAGGGCTGGGGGTCAGAGGTGGGAGTACCAACGAGCCGTGGGCATCTCGTGGCTGCCAGCCCAAGGTTCAGACACCTCAGGGCATTGGCGCCATCTGGACCTTCGCGCCCTGGCCTTTCTACCTTTCCAGAATCTTCTACCTCTCCTGTCCACTGGCTCCTTCTCCTGA
- the FLYWCH1 gene encoding FLYWCH-type zinc finger-containing protein 1 isoform X6 → MPLPEPSEQEGESVKAGQEPSPESPEPGTDVVPAAPTKPKEFSKLVLLAASTENVDEVDSQPKGGHCVMSLELSRPDTLARTPQILPVEEQAGTVQPTPQVPEHKRSKPDTAALTPLEFLRTPFGGRLLVLECFLYKQEKAVGDKVYWKCREHSELGCRGRAITRGPRATAMRGHCHPPDEEGLEARRRRQKLPSPALPEGPGGPEGPGGQVEEPLEGVGPWLCPEEPEPAPGLVLSKPATEEDEGLRALSLLSLPPKKRPTLGTGEPRPLEFLRTCYGGQFLVHQCFLYKREKAVGDKVYWTCRDHALHGCRSRAITQGQRVTVMRGHCHPPDVEGLEARRQQEKAMETLQARPGGPGGQVDELLSRSGPGPLTLGRARPRKRAKVLPAQPPALQGASAGDQEDDLGGPEFLRTPLGGSFLVYESFLYRREKAAGEKVYWTCRDQARMGCRSRAITQGRRVTVMRGHCHPPDLGGLEALRQREKRPGAAQRGSPGGPEFLRTPLGGSFLVYESFLYRREKAAGEKVYWTCRDQARMGCRSRAITQGQRVMVMRRHCHPPDLGGLEALRQREQIPSPAQREGSGTLQPLEFLRTSLGGRFLVYESFLYRKEKAAGDKVYWMCRDQARLGCRSRAITQGQLVTVMRSHCHLPDLAGLEALRQRERRPGAAQQEDPGGDRAGGQRWEYQRAVGISWLPAQGSDTSGHWRHLDLRALAFLPFQNLLPLLSTGSFS, encoded by the exons ATGCCCCTTCCCGAGCCCAGCGAGCAGGAGGGTGAGAGTGTGAAGGCTGGCCAGGAGCCGTCCCCGGAGTCCCCTGAGCCAGGGACCGATGTCGTCCCCGCCGCCCCCACGAAGCCCAAAGAGTTCTCCAAACTGGTCCTGCTGGCAGCCTCCACAGAGAATGTGGACGAGGTGGACTCCCAGCCCAAAGGAGGGCACTGTGTCATGTCCCTGGAGTTGTCTCGCCCTGACACACTAGCCAGGACCCCCCAGATCCTGCCAGTGGAGGAGCAAGCGGGCACAGTCCAGCCAACCCCCCAGGTCCCTGAGCATAAACGCAGCAAGCCAGACACAG caGCCCTCACGCCCCTGGAGTTCCTGAGGACCCCTTTCGGGGGCCGCCTCCTGGTGCTCGAGTGCTTCCTGTACAAGCAGGAGAAGGCCGTGGGGGACAAGGTGTACTGGAAGTGCCGCGAGCACTCTGAGCTGGGCTGCCGGGGCCGGGCCATCACCCGGGGCCCGCGGGCCACAGCGATGCGCGGCCACTGCCACCCGCCTGATGAGGAGGGCCTGGAGGCCCGGCGCCGGAGACAGAagctgcccagcccagccctgcctgaaGGCCCGGGGGGTCCGGAGGGCCCCGGAGGCCAAGTGGAAGAGCCACTGGAAGGGGTGGGCCCGTGGCTGTGCCCTGAGGAGCCGGAGCCCGCCCCTGGCTTGGTGCTGAGCAAGCCGGCCACAGAGGAGGATGAGGGCCTACGAGCCCTGTCGCTGCTGAGCTTGCCCCCCAAGAAACGGCCGACGCTGGGGACCG GAGAACCCCGGCCCCTGGAGTTCCTGAGGACTTGCTACGGGGGCCAGTTCCTGGTGCACCAGTGCTTCCTGTACAAGCGAGAGAAGGCCGTGGGCGACAAGGTGTACTGGACGTGCCGGGACCACGCTCTGCACGGCTGCCGCAGCCGGGCCATCACCCAGGGCCAGCGGGTGACCGTGATGCGCGGCCACTGCCACCCGCCGGACGTGGAGGGCCTGGAGGCCCGGCGGCAGCAAGAGAAGGCCATGGAGACGCTGCAGGCCCGGCCGGGCGGGCCCGGGGGCCAAGTGGACGAGCTGCTGTCCCGCAGCGGGCCCGGGCCCCTGACTCTCGGCAGAGCCCGGCCTAGAAAGCGCGCAAAGGTCCTTCCGGCCCAGCCCCCGGCCCTGCAGGGCGCCTCCGCCGGGGACCAGGAGGATGACCTGG GAGGCCCCGAGTTCCTGAGGACCCCTCTGGGGGGCAGCTTCCTGGTGTACGAGTCCTTCCTGTACAGGCGGGAGAAGGCGGCCGGGGAGAAGGTGTACTGGACGTGCCGGGACCAGGCCCGCATGGGCTGCCGCAGCCGCGCCATCACCCAGGGCCGGCGGGTGACTGTGATGCGCGGCCACTGCCACCCTCCTGACCTTGGGGGCCTGGAGGCCCTGAGGCAGCGGGAGAAGCGCCCTGGTGCGGCCCAGCGGGGGAGCCCAG GAGGCCCCGAGTTCCTGAGGACCCCTCTGGGGGGCAGCTTCCTGGTGTACGAGTCCTTCCTGTACAGGCGGGAGAAGGCGGCCGGGGAGAAGGTGTACTGGACGTGCCGGGACCAGGCCCGCATGGGCTGCCGCAGCCGCGCCATCACCCAGGGCCAGCGGGTGATGGTGATGCGCAGACACTGTCACCCGCCCGACCTGGGGGGCCTGGAGGCCCTGAGGCAGCGGGAGCAgatccccagcccagcccagagggAAGGCTCAG GAACGCTGCAGCCTCTGGAGTTCCTGCGGACTTCGCTCGGGGGCCGGTTCCTGGTGTACGAGTCCTTCCTCTACCGGAAGGAGAAGGCGGCCGGGGACAAGGTGTACTGGATGTGCCGGGACCAGGCCCGGCTGGGCTGCCGCAGCCGCGCCATCACCCAGGGCCAGCTGGTGACGGTGATGCGTAGCCACTGCCACCTGCCTGACCTGGCGGGCCTGGAGGCCCTGAGGCAGCGGGAGCGGCGCCCCGGCGCGGCCCAGCAGGAGGACCCAGGTGGAGACAGGGCTGGGGGTCAGAGGTGGGAGTACCAACGAGCCGTGGGCATCTCGTGGCTGCCAGCCCAAGGTTCAGACACCTCAGGGCATTGGCGCCATCTGGACCTTCGCGCCCTGGCCTTTCTACCTTTCCAGAATCTTCTACCTCTCCTGTCCACTGGCTCCTTCTCCTGA